The Amycolatopsis sp. DG1A-15b genome contains the following window.
CCGGTTTCACCCACGGCCCGTCGGTGCTCCACTGTGGACCGTCGATGCCGACCAGCCCCAGCACGGCGTTGACCAGGCCGGCCTGGCCGTTGAACAGGATGAGGAACAGCACGCCGACGGCGACCTTCGGGGTGATCTCGGGCAGGTAGAACACCGTGCGGAAGAACCCGGCCGACCGGTGGCCCGCCCGCGTGAGCAGAGACGCCAGCGCCAGCGAGACGGCCATCGTGGCCGGCACCGACATGACGGTGTAGACCAGGGTGTTGACCAGGCTCTTGCGCACGGCGGGGTCTTCGAGCAGCCGCCGGTAGTTGGCCCAGCCGACGGCGTCGGGCGACCGCAGCGCGTCGTAGTCGGTGAAGGAGAGCACCAGGCTGGCGATCATCGGGATCGCCATGAAGATCACGAACCCGATCATCCACGGCGACAGGAAGGCGTACGCGGCCCAAGCTTCCCTGGTACGCCGCTTCACCGGGCGGCGTCCAGCGCCCGCTGGGCCTCCTGCTGGCCTTGTCGCAGGGCGTCGGCGGGCTGCTGCTCGCCCGAAAGCACCCGGTTGACGGCGTTCTGCCAGGCCGTCTTGAATTCGGAGCCGGCCGGGGAGGCGGGCATGGTGAAGGCACTTTCCTGCGCCCGCAGCACGGTCTGCACGGCGGCGTCGAACGCGGGCCGGTCCTTCAGCTGCACCAGACCGCCGAAGATCTCCTGGTCGGCGACGCGGTTGCCGGTGTAGACACCGGTGAACGCCTTGCCGGCGGCTTTCCGCTTCTCCGCGCGGGCCTTGGCGGCGGCGACCCAGGCCGGCGCGTCCGTCATCGTCTTGATCCAGGCGCAGGCCTGCTCCTTGTGGGTGCTCCCGGCCGGGATCACCCAGGCGCTGCCGGTGACCCAGTCGATCGGGGTGCCGGCGGTGTCGGTGAACGGCGCCGCGGAGACCCGCACGTCGGGAGAGTAGTTGGCGAGGACGTTGAGGTACCAGTCGTCCATCAAGCTGGCCGCCAGCTGGCCCTGCTTGAACGGGTTCTTCTCGCCGAAGAAGTCGAACGAGTCGCGGAAGGCCTTCACCGCGCTCCAGCCGCCCTGGGCGTCGATCAGCGACTTGGTGTACGTGAGGGCCTCGGCCAGCCGCGGGTCGTCGAGGTGGGCGGTGCGGCCGTCGTCGCTGAGCATCTGCACGCCGTTGGCCTTGGCCCACAGCGGGAGGAACTCGGGGATCTTCGGGTCGAACCCGATCCGCGACAGCCCGCCGCCGGTGCGGACGGTGAGCTTCTGCGCGGCCGTGGTCAGCTTGCCGTGGTCGGCGGGGGAGACGTCCTGCGCCGTCATGCCGCTCGCTTCGACGGCGGCGTCGTTCACGAGCAGGACCCGGTTGTCGTAGAACTCGGGCAGGCCGTAGACCTTGCCGTCGAGGGTGACTTCCCGCAGGGCGGCGGGCCGGTACTGGCCGACGTCGATGTGCTGCTGGGCGATGCAGCCGGTGAGCGGCTCGAGGGTGCCGCGCGCGGCGTAGGTGCCGAGCAGCTGCCGGTCGAGGTAGACGAGGTCGGGCGGGGTGTGCGAGGCGACGGAAGCGAGGAACTGCTGGGCGTCGAAGGCGCTGCCGCCGATCTTCACGGTGGCCGGTGCGATCGCCTTGCCCGCCAGGTCGGCGCGGGTGGTGGCGATTTCGTCGCCGAGGCCGAACCCCATGGTCGTCAGGGTGGCCGCGGCGCCGGTGTCGCCACCGCTTCCGACCCCGCCGCACCCGGAGAGCAGCAGGACCGCCGTCGCACCGGCCAGAAGTTTCCGCGCCATCGCACACCCCTCCCAGAGGCGGCGTGGGTACCCGCTGGGCGGTGGTCCAAACCGGTTTCAGTGCGGCGCGGTGACCCACGGGTTGGGGCGGCAGACGGCACCGT
Protein-coding sequences here:
- a CDS encoding extracellular solute-binding protein; amino-acid sequence: MARKLLAGATAVLLLSGCGGVGSGGDTGAAATLTTMGFGLGDEIATTRADLAGKAIAPATVKIGGSAFDAQQFLASVASHTPPDLVYLDRQLLGTYAARGTLEPLTGCIAQQHIDVGQYRPAALREVTLDGKVYGLPEFYDNRVLLVNDAAVEASGMTAQDVSPADHGKLTTAAQKLTVRTGGGLSRIGFDPKIPEFLPLWAKANGVQMLSDDGRTAHLDDPRLAEALTYTKSLIDAQGGWSAVKAFRDSFDFFGEKNPFKQGQLAASLMDDWYLNVLANYSPDVRVSAAPFTDTAGTPIDWVTGSAWVIPAGSTHKEQACAWIKTMTDAPAWVAAAKARAEKRKAAGKAFTGVYTGNRVADQEIFGGLVQLKDRPAFDAAVQTVLRAQESAFTMPASPAGSEFKTAWQNAVNRVLSGEQQPADALRQGQQEAQRALDAAR
- a CDS encoding sugar ABC transporter permease, which gives rise to MKRRTREAWAAYAFLSPWMIGFVIFMAIPMIASLVLSFTDYDALRSPDAVGWANYRRLLEDPAVRKSLVNTLVYTVMSVPATMAVSLALASLLTRAGHRSAGFFRTVFYLPEITPKVAVGVLFLILFNGQAGLVNAVLGLVGIDGPQWSTDGPWVKPGLVLMHLWSVGSTVVIYLAALRGVPRELYEAAELDGASAWQRFRRITVPMISGALFFTLIVQTIAALQSFDEAYTAFYGSAASATYSNDAALFYLIYLFQQAFEFLHLGYASAMAWLLFVVILAITLVQVRLSRRFVYYEGGDR